One Fundulus heteroclitus isolate FHET01 chromosome 1, MU-UCD_Fhet_4.1, whole genome shotgun sequence genomic window carries:
- the LOC118564597 gene encoding collectin-12-like codes for MTENQKIQQLVPAGDKVWIGLYRDAWKWSDGRNFSLSYWKSAEPNNNAGKENCVAAAFNYEGKWEDWPCDENKAFICYSVPVSKKVLALTLEKTSNLDLNDHAVLEELLNQLKQKLKEQGLNEDIQLSWRKQSDGNVFHKEKNKQTSV; via the exons ATGACTGAGAACCAGAAGATTCAGCAGCTGGTACCAGCAGGAGATAAAGTCTGGATCGGTCTGTACAGAGACGCCTGGAAGTGGTCGGATGGAAGAAACTTCTCGTTAAGTTACTGGAAAAGTGCAGAACCCAATAATAATGcagggaaggaaaactgtgtAGCAGCAGCGTTTAATTATGAAGGGAAATGGGAGGACTGGCCGTGTGATGAAAACAAGGCCTTCATCTGCTACAGTG ttccaGTTTCAAAGAAGGTTCTGGCTCTGACGCTGGAGAAAACCTCCAACCTGGATCTGAATGATCATGCTGTACTGGAAGAGCTCCTGAACCAG CTGAAGCAGAAGCTGAAGGAGCAGGGACTGAATGAAGACATCCAACTGAGCTGGAGGAAGCAGTCAGATGGAAATGTTTTCCACAAAGAGAAGAACAAGCAGACGTCAGTTTGA